The DNA window GAGTTCGCCGCCGAAACCCCCTATCATTACTCGACCTACGAGGAAGAGAATGAGTCGCGCCGCAGCAATCGAAAAAAGATCGTCATCCTCGGCGGCGGCCCGAATCGCATCGGCCAGGGCATCGAATTCGACTACTGCTGCGTCCACGCAGCACAGGCGCTTGCCGACGAAGGATTCGAGACCATCATGATCAACTGTAATCCCGAAACGGTCTCGACGGATTACGACACCTGCGACAAGCTCTACTTCGAACCGCTGACGTTCGAAGACGTGATGCACATCCTCGACTTCGAGAAGCCGGATGGCGTCATCATCACCTTCGGCGGACAAACCCCGCTGAAGCTCGCAAAGCAACTCGAAGCAGCGAACGTCCCGATCCTCGGCACGGCACCCGACAGCATCGACATCGCCGAAGACCGTAAGCGTTTCGGCGAGCTCATCGACAAGCTGCATATCCCGTGCCCGCCATACGGAACAGCAACGACCGAAGCTGAGGCCGTTGCAGTAGCCGATAGCATCGGATACCCCGTCCTCGTTCGCCCATCCTACGTGCTCGGCGGACGCTCGATGGAAATCTGCTACCGACCCGAAGCAGTGGCCGAGTACATGGCCAATGCAAAAGGCGTCAGCCATGACCGCCCGGTGCTCATCGACCGCTTCCTCGAAGACGCATACGAGTTCGACGTCGATGCCGTCCGCGACCGCGAAGGCACGGTCATCATCGGTGGCGTCATGCAGCATATCGAAGAAGCCGGCATTCACTCCGGCGACTCGTCGAGCGTCATCCCGCCGTACGATGCAAGCGACGCCGTCTTCTCGACGATCGTTGATTATACCCGCAAACTTGCCACCGCATTGAATGTTGTCGGGCCGATCAACATTCAGTACGCCGTCAAAGGCGAAACGGTCTACGTGCTCGAGGTCAATCCTCGCGCCAGCCGCACGGTGCCGTTCGTCTCGAAGGCAACGGGCCGACCGCTTGCCAAGATTGCCGCACGAGTCATGAGCGGCAAGACGCTCAAAGAACTTGGCGTCAAGGATTTTGACAAGAACATGCCGTACGTCTCGATCAAGGAGTCGGTCTTCCCCTTCGACAAATTCCCGAAGGTGAAGATGTTCCTCGGACCCGAGATGCGTTCGACCGGCGAGGTCATGGGCACCGGCAAAGACTTCGGCGAAGCCATCTTGAAGTCTCATCTCGGTGCCGGAATTCGCATCCCGACCGAGGGGACGATCTTCGTCTCGCTTCGCGACCTCGACAAGAAGCAACGCACTGCCGAGATCATCAAAGATTTTGCAGACCTCGGCTTCCGCATCGTCGCAACGAGCGGTACTACGGCGTTCCTTCTGGAACATGGCATCGCCGCCGAAGCCATGAAGAAGGTATCCGAAGGCCGGCCAAATATCGTTGACGAGATCAAGAATGGCAACGTTCAGCTCGTGATCAATACCCCGAGCGGCGAGATCTCGCGTATCGCAGAATACGAGATCGGCTGGGCAGCGGTCGCCTACAAAGTGCCGTTCATCACGACGCTCTCGGCGGCTGCATCGGTCGTCAGCGCAGTGCGCTCGCTTCGCAATGATATGAGAGTCGTACATTCGGTTCAAGAATTGCATCTAATGATGTGACCTCTCTCGTGGTCACGTCGCAACACGAGGAAATGGAGTCTTCCTCACCCAACCGTCCGCCACGGCGGACTGATGACTCCTGTTCAACGCACTTCGCATAATAGCTATGAACAGGAACATCGTTATCGTTGGCATCGGCGGCTTTCTCGGCACGGTCGCGAGGTATCTCGTCGCCGTCTCGATGTCGAAGTCGCTCCACCCGTTCCCGCTCGCAACGTTCGTCATCAATGTCGTCGGTTGCCTCGTCATCGGGGTGATCTACGGCGTTGCCGATCGTTCGGCCGTCATGACGCCCGAGTGGCGGCTCTTCCTGGCGACAGGATTCTGCGGGGGCTTCACGACCTTCTCGTCGTTCGCGTACGAGAACGTCAATCTGCTCCAACTCGGCCAGTATTCGATCTTCGCACTCTACACCGTCGGCAGCGTTGCCGCAGGCTTGCTTGCCGCCGGTGCAGGAGTATTGCTTTCACGTCAATTCTGATTCATGAATTTCAATCCTTGGCATCACGTCCCGATCGGGGAAGAAGCACCGAACACCGTCACGTCCATCATCGAGATCCCGAAAGGCTCGAAAGCCAAGTACGAGCTCGATAAAGAGACCGGCATGCTGCGGCTCGACCGCGTGCTCTTCGCATCGGTGCATTACCCCGCGAACTATGGCTTCATCCCCCGCACACTCGGCGACGATCACGACCCGCTCGACATCCTCGTGCTCTCGCAGATCGAAGCGCAGCCGCTGTGCATCGTCAATGCCCGAGTGATCGGCGTCATGCGAATGCTCGACAATGGCGAAGGCGACGATAAGATCCTTGCCGTTGCTGCCGACGATGTCAGCGTCAACGACTATGACGATATCGGTCACCTACCCTCCTACTTCCAGTCGGAGCTCAAGCACTTCTTCGAAGAGTATAAAGCGCTCGAGACGAACAAGGAAGTCCGAGTCGAGGACTTCCAGGGCCCGGAGGTCGCATACAAGATCATTCGCGATGCAATGAACCTCTACAACAACACCTATTCGAAATAGCCATGCAGTACAAGAAGATACTCATCGCCGTCGATCATAGCAGTTGTTCCGATCATGCGGCAAGCCACGGCCTCGAACTCGCGGCAGCGCTCGATGCGGAAGTCGCTCTGGTCTGCGTCATCGACGAAGCAAAAGCCGTCTCGAACCCCGACGCCGGCTTCGGCATGAGCGATGCGATCCGCATCCTTGAAGAAGAAGCCGACGCGACGCTTGCGGCCATCGCCGCCCGCGGACAGAACCTGCGGATCACTACACTCAAGCCTGCCGGCGACCCGATGACCGACATTCTCGGCACCGCCGAAGCGACTCATGCCGACCTCATCGTCATGGGCACGCATGGCCGCACGGGCATCAAGCACATGATCCTCGGCAGCGTCGCGGAGTACGTCGTGCGTCATTCGAAGATCCCGGTTCTCGTAGTACCGGGGAAGTGAGAACCACCTCCTCGGACACGATGTAACTGCATTATTTGTCAACGAACTGACTTTCCACATACAAACGCGAATCACCGCTCACATCAGGGCAACCTCCTCTAACTCTTCTTCGAGCGCGTCCTCCGTCGCCGCCTCGTCGTACTCGTGTTCGTCATCGGTATGCAACTCGGCAAGATCGACCGACCCATCGATCGAGACGTAGCGCTCTGAGCGCACTGGGGTAGGTTCGATTCGTGTTGCTGTCCGCTTTGTCGATAACTCGTTCATTTCCTCTTCCGCCTCCATGCTGACGATCTTCGCCGCCATAACCGAAAGCTTGCCAAGCGTCCCGCGTTGAATGCGGCCCACCTCGCTCGGACTGCCATTCGCATGCGAGAAGATCACCACCGTCAGACGATGCTCTTCCGTCAGCCGTTGCAATGCAAAGAGCAATTCATCTTTATAGCGAGCGTGCATGCTGGTGAACTCCCACGAGTTGATCATGAGAATGTCGAACCCATGCCGCTCGATCATCGCTTCGATGGCTGTGATCTCCCTGCAGAGCTTCCCGCCGATACACGGATAGACAACGACGTCGTTTTTGGTGGGCTGCTCGCCGATGCGCTCCGGGTCAACTTCACGAGCCCATGCGAGCGCGCGTCGGCTGGTGCAGCCCGCCGTCACGACAAGCGCCTTGGCGAACTGCCCGCTGCCGAGCAGCGCAAGCGACCGCCGATACGCTTCGCGTGTATCACGGCGGATATCCGGCCCGCAAATCACAGTGATCTCGCCATAGCAAATGTTGAACCGCTCCTCGATCATCTCGCTAACGCCACGAAAGACCGGGTCGACGGCATCGTACATGCCGCTGCTGATTCTGGAGGTGTGTTCCATAGTTGTTAGTGGTTTGTGTTAAGTAATTGGTTGATAGTGCCTATTGTTGCACTTGCCAATGTAAGCAGTGGATCGGGTGGTTTGCAAGGTGCCCATCGGGAAAATTGTGAGAATTAATATTGCGGGCACCTGTGAGTGAGGCACAAAAGTATGAGCAGAGAGTTTATGGAATGCAGAGGCAAACCGAGCACATGGTGCCCGTCACCAAAGCCCCTCCACTTTGTGGAGGGGTTGGGGAGGTGAGTCCTGGACTGCCACCAACATCAACGAAACATCACCCAACATCCATTAGCCATGACATCACATGACGAACAACCCTTCCACTACCCATCCCAGACACGAAGCTATCGACGGGAGTTACGGAAGAATGCCACTCACGCCGAACGCGAGCTGTGGCAGGGTCTGCGCAACCGCAACTGCGGAGGGTATAAATTCCGCCGACAGCATGGGCTCGGTCCGTTCATCGTCGATTTCTACTGCCCGGAATTCCGACTCGCCGTGGAGGTGGATGGCTCAGTCCACGATAGCCCTGAACGACAGCGATATGATGTGGATCGAACTCGGTACCTTGCCCGCGAAGGGGTAACGGTAATCCGCTTCACAAACGCAGAGGTGTTATCGAGTGTCGATCAGTGTATGCGCAGTATCTTAGGGACAATCGCTGAACTCGAGGGGCGGGGAGAACCGTAGGGTGGGTGGGCCGGGTGCTGTCCCGGACTCACCTCCCCCGGCCCCTCCACTGCTGTGGAGGGGAGTCTCGCACCAAACGCTTGCCACGATTGTTTTCTGTGGCTCATTCCAGATCTCGAACTCGCATGGCGACGAAAACGAAACAGGGTGTAACTACAACAATGGCAACGGCTTCGACCAATGGCTCCAACGCTCATGCGGCTTCGGACCTGCCGCCCGCTTCGTATCATTCCCCCATCACTTCACACGACCTCGAACAAGAATACGCCTTCCCGATCGTGCCGCCTTCGCTTGCACCCATCCCCGGTGGCGCAACGCTCAAAGGCCCGCATACCGATAAGTCGCAGACGCTCGAAGGTACGTTCGCGCAATCGGGCATCGACAAAGAAACGCTCAAGGAGTGGTATCGCTTGATGGACCTCGGCCGCACCTGCGATGACGCCGCGGCGAACTACCTCAAGAAAGCTATGGGCTGGAGCTATCATGCTCCGTGTGCCGGACACGAGGGTATCCAGACCGCCATCGGTGTGAGCTTCCGTCCGAAGAAAGATTATCTCTTCCCATACTACCGCGATCTGATGACGTGCCTCGCCGCAGGCATCACCGTCGAAGAGTTCGTGCTCAACGGACTTTCGAAAGAGAACGACATCGCCGGCGGAGGCCGCCACATGTCGAATCACTTCGCAAAGTTCGAGATCGGCATTCAGAATGTGTCGTCACTGACGAACAATCATTCGCAGCACGTTACCGGTTGCGCTCGCGCGATCAAGTACTACGGTCTTGACAGCGTCGCGATCTTCTCGGCAGGCGAATCTGGTTGCTCGGAAGGATATTTCTACGAAGCCGTCAATGGCGCATCGAAAGAGCAAGTCCCGGCGATTTTCGTCATTCAGAATAACAAGTACGGCATCAGCGTGCCGGTGTTCGACCAAACGGCGAACGCGCGCGTTGCCGATAACTTCCGTGGCTTTGCGAATCTGCTGATCACCTACTGCGACGGCACCGACGTACTCGATTCATTCCGCGCAATGCAGGAAGCATACGAGTGGACGCGCAGTGGGATGGGTCCGGCGCTTGTGCATGCCGATTGCGTGCGCATGCGTTCGCATTCGAACTCCGATCGTCATACGCTCTACCGCTCACCCGAAGAGATCGCCAATGCCGCTAAGCGCGACCCGATCGTTCGTTTCCGCAACTGGCTGCTCGAGCAGGGCGTCGTTACCCAAGCAGAGATCGATGAGTTGCACGAGCGCAACGCCGCCGAGTTCGAAGCAGGCTCGACCAAGGCGGAGGCCGCTGCACCGGCCGATCCGTCGAGCGTCGAGCAGTTCGTCGTCGCCGCAGATACGATCGTTCGTCCCGACCCGTACACGTTTCAGGCAAGCGACGTCAATACAAATTTCTATCCGTTCGAGCGCCCCAAGGCGAAAGACGAAGGCTTCCAATTCATCGACGCGATCAACCACACGCTGAAGGAGGAATTTCGACTCAACCCGAACACCTTCCTCTGGGGACAGGACATCGCCAACAAAGAGAAGGGCGGCATCTTCAACGTGTCGAAAGGTATGCAGCAGGAGTTCGGCGTGAAGCGCGTCTTTAATGCACCGATCGCCGAAGACTTCATCGTTGGTACCGCCGATGGTTTCTGCCGCGTCGATCAGGAGAATATCTGGGTCGTCGTCGAAGGCGCGGAGTTTGCCGATTACTTCTGGCCTGCGATGGAAGCGTTCATCGAAACGACGCACGAGTACTGGCGCACGAAAGGTCAGTACTGCCCGAACATCGTGATCCGCCTCGCTTCCGGCGGTTACATCCAGGGCGGACTCTATCACTCGCAGAATCTCGAAGCGACGTTCACATCCATCCCGGGTGTTCGCATCGTGCAGCCGTCATTCGCTGACGATGCACAGGGTCTGCTTCGCACGGCGATGCGTACGCGCGGCTTCACGCTCTATCTCGAACCGAAGGCGCTCTACAACGCTCCGTTTGCTCGCAGCTTCCCGCTTGCAGCGAACGAGCTCGTTCCGTTCGGCAAGGCGCGTCTGCGCCGCGCCGGCAATACGCTTTCCATTATCACCTACGGCAACACGACGCATCTCTCGCTCCAAGCAGCCGAGACACTGGCGGCCGAAGGCATCGAGTGTGACGTCCTCGATCTGCGCTCGCTCTATCCGCTTGACAAGGATGCCATCTTCGCAACCGTCGCGAAGACGGGCCGTGCGCTTATCGTGCACGAGGATAAGGTCACAGGTGGTTTCGGCGGCGAGCTTGCAGCGCTGATCACGGAGAATGTCTTCAACCGTCTCGACGCCCCGGTGATGCGCGTCGGCTCGCTCTTCACGCCCGTCGGCTTCGCCAAGAGCTACGAAGAAGTGACGCTCCCGACGGCAGCGAAGATCTCGGATGCGGCACGGAAGCTGGCAGCCTATTAACTGGGATAGTGGGATTGATGGGATTAGTGGGATGAGAGCTTTTGTCCCACTTTCTCGGCACGAGCGAAGGTAGTTACAACGGCGAATCAGTCCTTAGTTCACCCCGCCGCCTGCTTTCATCTTGTTGAGTTCGTCGCGGAGGCTGGCGGCCTTTTCGTAATCTTCGTTTCGGATCGCAGAGTCGAGCGCTTCTTGGAGTTCTTCAAGCTTCGTGAGCTTGCGTGCCGGGGCCGGGAGTTTGGCTTCGGAGCGGACTTCGGTCGGCTCGCCACCGCCTTCGTCGATCGTTTCCTGATCGTCTTCTTCAGGGATGAACCCGGCTTCTTTCATCACATCTTCTGCGACATAGACCGGTGCACCGTAGCGGATAGCGACGGCGATGGCATCGCTCGGCCGGGCGTCGATCTCTTGATCGTCAGCGAGTTTGAGCGTCGCGAAGAAGACACCGTCCTTGAGTTCGCTGATCGATGCTTCGATGACGGTGGAGGACAACGCTTCGAGAATGCTCTTGACGAGATCGTGGGTTAGCGGTCGCGGCGGCTGGATGCCTTCCATTTCAAGGGCGATCGCTTGCGCTTCGAAGCCGCCGATGATGATCGGGATGCGGCGATCGCCGTCGGTCTCTTTGAGGACGAGCGCATACGCTCCGTTCGATGACGGACTCGTCGAAATTCCGAGGATCTCAACCTGCACTCGTTCCACGTTACTGTAAGACTAAGCTAGCTCTAGCTCCCGACGCGCCTCGATGGTCTCTTGGATCGCAAGCTGAATGTTCGACTCCGCTTCTTCCAACGTCTTTCCCTGACTGAAGCAGCCGGGGATGGAAGGACATTCGGCGATGAACATCCCGTCCTCATCTTGAAAGAAAGTGACGTCGAACTTCATGAAGCGATCTAGTGACTCTTGATCTTGCTCACCGCCTCGGTCAAGGCCGGTAACACTTCGAACGCATCGCCGACGATCCCGTAATCCGCTACGGCGAAGATCGGGGCGTTGGCGTCCTTGTTAATTGCAACAATCGTTTTGGAGCTTGACATTCCCGCAAGATGCTGAATTGCCCCGCTCACGCCGACCGCGACATAGAGCGACGGCGAGACCGTCTTGCCCGTCTGTCCGACCTGCTCGCTATGCGGTCTCCAACCGGCATCCACCACCGCGCGTGAGGCGCCTGTGGCAGCGTGCATGGAGGTGGCCAAGCCTTCGATCAGTCCCCAATGCTCGGGGCCCTTCATGCCACGGCCGCCGGTAACGATGATGTCGGCTTCGGCAACATCGAGCTTGCCCTGCGAGAGTGCGAGCTCCTTGGTGCGGTCTGCGAAATCCATATCGGTGAGCGAGCCCGTCGCCGCTTCGATGCTTGCGACAGCCGATGCATCCTTCGGCGCAGCCCAGAGGTTCGGGCGCGTCGAGAAGACCTTCACTGGTGTGGTGACTTCGACCTGCACGTTCGCTTTGCCGGCATAGACCGGATGCGTCGCGTGGATCGAGCCACCGTTCGCTGCGAATGCCGTCACGTCCGGCACATAGCCGGCGCCGAGTCGCACCGCAACGCGCGGGGCGATATCTTTGCCGCGACCCGTTGCCGGGACGATCACGACCTCTGCGCCGCTCGACTTCGCCACTTCGGCGACAGCCTTCGCAGCAGCCTTCGATGAGTACTCGGAGAACCACGCATGGTCCACCGTAAAGATCTTCGAAACGCCGGAGGTCTTCACCGCATCGCTCAGAGCAGCCGAAGTGTTCGACCCGACGATGACCGCATTGATCATGCTGGCGCCAAGCGCCTTCGCAGCAGACACCGCTTCGAGCGATGGCTTGCGAACCTGTCCGTTACGCTCTTCGAAATAAACGAGAATATTCATACGATTCTATTTCCTAAAATTCTTTCGTCCGATCGTCATTCTGAGTGAAGCGAAGAATGACTGGTGAATTAGATGACCTTCGCTTCTTCGTGCAGCAAGCGTGCAAGCTCCGACGCAGCGCCGGCGGCGTTGCCATCGGCTTGCAGGATCTTTCCGACGCGCTTCTTCTCCGGCTTGTCCATCTTCACGACTGCGGTGCGGGCAGCCGGTGCGGTAGCGGCAACCTCCTGAATGGGCTTCTGCTTGGCCTTCATGATGTTCGGTAGCGACGGATAGCGCGGCTCGTTGAGGCCTTTCTGTGCGGCGACGATACACGGCATCGCGAGCTCGATCTTTTCCTTGCCGCCTTCGACTTCCTTCTCGACCGTGGCTTTGCCGCCGTCGATCGCAAGCGACACGACGACGGTTGCGGCCGGAAGGTCCATCAACTCTGCGAGCATCGGAGCGATCTCCATGCCGTCGAAGTCGATCGACTGCTTACCGAGAAGAATGATGTCGGCGTTCACGGTCTTCAGAGTATCGGCCAGCAGCGACGCGACGGAAAACGCATCGCTCTTGTCAGCTTTGATCAGAATGCCTTTGTCGGCGCCCATGGCGAGTGCCTGGCGCATGCCCTCTTTTGAACTTTCGGCACCGACGCTGACGACGGTCACTTCGCCGCCGTTCTTTTCTTTGAGGCGGAGCGCTTCTTCGACCGCAAATTCGTCGTAGGGGTTAAGAATGAACTTGACTCCGGCGGGATCGATATTCTTGCCATCGCCTGCCACGTTGACTTTCGTCGTTGTATCCGGTACGTGGCTGACGCATACGAAAATATTCATAGTATAATGAACTTAGCTATTTGAGTACAATCTTGGGACGACGTAAACACCGCACAGGAGGGCAAAATTTCAACTGTCTGAGAGACATATTTTGCATTACCTTGTCTGGTCCGTAGGGGCGAGGCATGCCTCGCCCGAAATCTTGGGGGCGTGCGAAACACGGGCGACGCGTGCGTCGCCCCTACGATGAGTGGGGATCCCGTAGTGTCATTGCGAGGAAGGGCGAAGCCCGACGAAGCAATCTAAGAGATTGCGTACAACCGAATCATTCTAGATTGCTTCGTCACCCGCTTCGCGGGTTCCTCGCAATGCCACAGGCAGCATCGATTCGTCAATTCAACGGACCGGCGGTTTCTTCTTCATAATTTTGCACTACTCACATCTCTCGATTTCATGCTGATTACGTTCGAAGGTATCGATGGTTGCGGGAAGACCACCCAGGCAGCACTCTTGGCAGAACAACTGAGAAACGATGGGATCGAAGTCCTGCATTTGCGAGAGCCCGGTGGGACGGAGCTTTCCGAACAGGTTCGGACATTGTTATTGAATAAAGACTACACCCACCCGCTTGCATCCGAGGCCGAGCTATTACTCTTTGCCGCAAGCCGCGCGCAGTTGATCCATGAAGTCATCAAGCCCGCACTGGCGCGAGATGCCGTCGTGATCCTCGACCGTTTCACCGATTCGACGATCGCGTACCAAGGCTTTGGCCGTGGGATCCCGCTTGGGTTCATCGAGCACGTCAACCGCCTTGCGACCGCTGATATCGAACCGGACCTCACGTTCTTGTTGGATATTCCGCTTGCCGTCGCATCGGACCGTCGTGCCTCCTCAGGCAAGGACCGCATCGAGAACGAGACCGAGTCGTTTTATAACCACGTGATCCAGGGTTACATGTATGTGGCGCAGCATCATACTGAGCGCGTGAATGTCATCGACGGCACCGATTCGGTCGAGAACATCCGACATAACATCTGGCGATTAGTACAGGAAGAGCGCAACTACGACATCACGCACGCCCATCACGTCAACTAACGAAGCACAACGAGTTTCGCGACGTGTGCACCGCAGCGGATGATGTAGTCGCCGTTTGCGAGATCGGCCACTGCGATTACTACTTGTGATGCGCCGGTGCTAACCCGCGCCGAGCGAATCACTCGTCCTCTGAGATCACAGAGTTCGACCCATTCGGATTCCCGCTCATTCGGCAGGCTGATTGTTACGTCGGACATCGCAGGGTTGGGTGACAACTCGATTCCACCCGTTTCCTTACTATCTTCACGCACGGCGCCCGCATTATCCACCATGAAGTTCGCCATCATGCCGTGATCCTCGTGTTCGAGGTTGTGGCAATGGACGAGATATGTGCCCCAGTAATCCGCGAACTTCACCAGCACATCCACCGCTTCACCGGGCCGCACCAACACCGTATCCTTCCATCCCTGATCGCTTGGCATCAACTCTCCGCCCGTACGCGAGACGATCTGAAACTGCGTGCCGTGCACATGCATCGGATGAAACTCCGTGGTGAAGGTATTTGAGAATGTCCACCGTGCGAGGGTATTGTACGGGGTCACATGATCGATGCGGTCCATCGCGTATGCTTTCCCGTTGATCGTATGATCCATCCCATCGACTCCGAGCTCCCATGTGAACTGCTCTACCGCATCGGTAGCCACATACGGAGTGATGCTCGATAGTGTAGAAGGGAGAGACGATTTCGAGTCGCCCGTCTTCGTCACATCGAAACGGATGATATCGAACTCGGCGCCTTGCGGGAGCGGTGCATATTGCGGACCATCGTGAAAAAACGGCAGACTCTTGAGCTTCACAGCACTGCCGTTTGCCAACTTTGAAAAGTCAGCCACGATCTCAACTCGCTCGCCTGGTGCAAGGAAACAGGTTTGCGTAGCAATGGGGGAGGCGAGTAATCCGCCGTCCGAGGCGGTGACCCGAAACGTGGAGTTGTCGTCGAACGCGAGTTGATAGATACGCGCGTTCGATGCGTTGAGAATTCGAAACCGGTAGAGTGTTGGAGCAACTTCGAGGAATGGACTTGGCGTACCGTTAACGCAGATGGTCTCGCCGACATAGCCGGTGCGGTGATCGTCGTCGGTTGGTGAATACACCAGTTGGTTATTCGAATCGATCCTTCTGTCGGAAATGGCAAGCGGAATGTCATATTCGC is part of the Bacteroidota bacterium genome and encodes:
- the carB gene encoding carbamoyl-phosphate synthase large subunit, which gives rise to MPQFKIDPTLLYNAKRDGFSDKQIAEIFRVPEADVAAERKRLGFVPVFKTVDTCAAEFAAETPYHYSTYEEENESRRSNRKKIVILGGGPNRIGQGIEFDYCCVHAAQALADEGFETIMINCNPETVSTDYDTCDKLYFEPLTFEDVMHILDFEKPDGVIITFGGQTPLKLAKQLEAANVPILGTAPDSIDIAEDRKRFGELIDKLHIPCPPYGTATTEAEAVAVADSIGYPVLVRPSYVLGGRSMEICYRPEAVAEYMANAKGVSHDRPVLIDRFLEDAYEFDVDAVRDREGTVIIGGVMQHIEEAGIHSGDSSSVIPPYDASDAVFSTIVDYTRKLATALNVVGPINIQYAVKGETVYVLEVNPRASRTVPFVSKATGRPLAKIAARVMSGKTLKELGVKDFDKNMPYVSIKESVFPFDKFPKVKMFLGPEMRSTGEVMGTGKDFGEAILKSHLGAGIRIPTEGTIFVSLRDLDKKQRTAEIIKDFADLGFRIVATSGTTAFLLEHGIAAEAMKKVSEGRPNIVDEIKNGNVQLVINTPSGEISRIAEYEIGWAAVAYKVPFITTLSAAASVVSAVRSLRNDMRVVHSVQELHLMM
- the crcB gene encoding fluoride efflux transporter CrcB yields the protein MNRNIVIVGIGGFLGTVARYLVAVSMSKSLHPFPLATFVINVVGCLVIGVIYGVADRSAVMTPEWRLFLATGFCGGFTTFSSFAYENVNLLQLGQYSIFALYTVGSVAAGLLAAGAGVLLSRQF
- a CDS encoding inorganic diphosphatase, translating into MNFNPWHHVPIGEEAPNTVTSIIEIPKGSKAKYELDKETGMLRLDRVLFASVHYPANYGFIPRTLGDDHDPLDILVLSQIEAQPLCIVNARVIGVMRMLDNGEGDDKILAVAADDVSVNDYDDIGHLPSYFQSELKHFFEEYKALETNKEVRVEDFQGPEVAYKIIRDAMNLYNNTYSK
- a CDS encoding universal stress protein, whose translation is MQYKKILIAVDHSSCSDHAASHGLELAAALDAEVALVCVIDEAKAVSNPDAGFGMSDAIRILEEEADATLAAIAARGQNLRITTLKPAGDPMTDILGTAEATHADLIVMGTHGRTGIKHMILGSVAEYVVRHSKIPVLVVPGK
- a CDS encoding endonuclease domain-containing protein, which produces MTSHDEQPFHYPSQTRSYRRELRKNATHAERELWQGLRNRNCGGYKFRRQHGLGPFIVDFYCPEFRLAVEVDGSVHDSPERQRYDVDRTRYLAREGVTVIRFTNAEVLSSVDQCMRSILGTIAELEGRGEP
- a CDS encoding 2-oxoisovalerate dehydrogenase — translated: MDLGRTCDDAAANYLKKAMGWSYHAPCAGHEGIQTAIGVSFRPKKDYLFPYYRDLMTCLAAGITVEEFVLNGLSKENDIAGGGRHMSNHFAKFEIGIQNVSSLTNNHSQHVTGCARAIKYYGLDSVAIFSAGESGCSEGYFYEAVNGASKEQVPAIFVIQNNKYGISVPVFDQTANARVADNFRGFANLLITYCDGTDVLDSFRAMQEAYEWTRSGMGPALVHADCVRMRSHSNSDRHTLYRSPEEIANAAKRDPIVRFRNWLLEQGVVTQAEIDELHERNAAEFEAGSTKAEAAAPADPSSVEQFVVAADTIVRPDPYTFQASDVNTNFYPFERPKAKDEGFQFIDAINHTLKEEFRLNPNTFLWGQDIANKEKGGIFNVSKGMQQEFGVKRVFNAPIAEDFIVGTADGFCRVDQENIWVVVEGAEFADYFWPAMEAFIETTHEYWRTKGQYCPNIVIRLASGGYIQGGLYHSQNLEATFTSIPGVRIVQPSFADDAQGLLRTAMRTRGFTLYLEPKALYNAPFARSFPLAANELVPFGKARLRRAGNTLSIITYGNTTHLSLQAAETLAAEGIECDVLDLRSLYPLDKDAIFATVAKTGRALIVHEDKVTGGFGGELAALITENVFNRLDAPVMRVGSLFTPVGFAKSYEEVTLPTAAKISDAARKLAAY
- a CDS encoding bifunctional nuclease family protein; translation: MERVQVEILGISTSPSSNGAYALVLKETDGDRRIPIIIGGFEAQAIALEMEGIQPPRPLTHDLVKSILEALSSTVIEASISELKDGVFFATLKLADDQEIDARPSDAIAVAIRYGAPVYVAEDVMKEAGFIPEEDDQETIDEGGGEPTEVRSEAKLPAPARKLTKLEELQEALDSAIRNEDYEKAASLRDELNKMKAGGGVN
- a CDS encoding type II toxin-antitoxin system HicB family antitoxin → MKFDVTFFQDEDGMFIAECPSIPGCFSQGKTLEEAESNIQLAIQETIEARRELELA
- a CDS encoding electron transfer flavoprotein subunit alpha/FixB family protein, whose amino-acid sequence is MNILVYFEERNGQVRKPSLEAVSAAKALGASMINAVIVGSNTSAALSDAVKTSGVSKIFTVDHAWFSEYSSKAAAKAVAEVAKSSGAEVVIVPATGRGKDIAPRVAVRLGAGYVPDVTAFAANGGSIHATHPVYAGKANVQVEVTTPVKVFSTRPNLWAAPKDASAVASIEAATGSLTDMDFADRTKELALSQGKLDVAEADIIVTGGRGMKGPEHWGLIEGLATSMHAATGASRAVVDAGWRPHSEQVGQTGKTVSPSLYVAVGVSGAIQHLAGMSSSKTIVAINKDANAPIFAVADYGIVGDAFEVLPALTEAVSKIKSH
- a CDS encoding electron transfer flavoprotein subunit beta/FixA family protein, which produces MNIFVCVSHVPDTTTKVNVAGDGKNIDPAGVKFILNPYDEFAVEEALRLKEKNGGEVTVVSVGAESSKEGMRQALAMGADKGILIKADKSDAFSVASLLADTLKTVNADIILLGKQSIDFDGMEIAPMLAELMDLPAATVVVSLAIDGGKATVEKEVEGGKEKIELAMPCIVAAQKGLNEPRYPSLPNIMKAKQKPIQEVAATAPAARTAVVKMDKPEKKRVGKILQADGNAAGAASELARLLHEEAKVI
- the tmk gene encoding dTMP kinase, with translation MLITFEGIDGCGKTTQAALLAEQLRNDGIEVLHLREPGGTELSEQVRTLLLNKDYTHPLASEAELLLFAASRAQLIHEVIKPALARDAVVILDRFTDSTIAYQGFGRGIPLGFIEHVNRLATADIEPDLTFLLDIPLAVASDRRASSGKDRIENETESFYNHVIQGYMYVAQHHTERVNVIDGTDSVENIRHNIWRLVQEERNYDITHAHHVN